One Sagittula stellata E-37 genomic window carries:
- a CDS encoding ABC transporter permease — MSIWIKVLIALAIVAAAGWLFRFAGQKATGNKPYFRDMNYAVAFGYALGVAVILGGVWLYLQPAANEAGAPVASVLYFRWTVHGVAVAAAAAFVFRLFGRYVGTSGTRRMFQNMPLTAAFGILVILIYAFLAIFAGVLAPHGQEQVFGQANIVPGGNPAVGGNPDFPLGTDQIGRDILSRLIYGAQNTVGIAFATTVLAFLLGGTLGFLAATLQGWMDQLLSRGVDVLMAIPSLIFSLLLITVASAWVSGTGLTIAMVLIIAVIDSTRVFRLARAVGMNIVVMDYIEAAKLRGEGLLYLIFREILPNATAPLLAEFGLRFCFVFLTISALSFLGLGIQPPLADWGTMVKDLSAFINYAGFAPQIAAAPLLSAGAIALLTVAVNFVVDWMLHRSSGLKE; from the coding sequence ATGAGCATCTGGATCAAGGTCCTCATCGCGCTTGCCATCGTGGCGGCGGCTGGCTGGCTTTTCCGTTTTGCCGGGCAGAAGGCGACCGGCAACAAGCCCTACTTCCGCGACATGAACTACGCCGTGGCATTCGGTTACGCCCTTGGCGTTGCGGTGATCCTTGGCGGGGTTTGGCTGTATCTTCAGCCCGCGGCGAACGAGGCAGGGGCGCCGGTGGCGTCTGTCCTGTATTTCCGCTGGACGGTGCATGGCGTGGCCGTCGCTGCTGCGGCGGCCTTTGTCTTTCGCCTCTTCGGGCGGTACGTGGGGACGTCCGGCACGCGGAGGATGTTCCAGAACATGCCGCTGACCGCGGCCTTCGGCATCCTCGTGATCCTGATCTACGCCTTCCTCGCGATCTTTGCCGGTGTGCTTGCCCCGCATGGGCAGGAGCAGGTCTTTGGACAGGCCAACATCGTTCCGGGCGGCAACCCGGCGGTGGGCGGCAACCCCGATTTCCCGCTGGGCACCGACCAGATCGGCCGCGATATCCTGTCCCGTCTGATCTACGGCGCGCAAAACACGGTCGGTATCGCCTTTGCCACGACGGTCCTGGCTTTCCTGCTGGGCGGTACGCTGGGGTTCCTGGCGGCCACTCTGCAGGGCTGGATGGACCAGTTGCTGAGCCGGGGTGTCGACGTGCTGATGGCGATCCCGTCGCTGATCTTCTCGTTGCTGCTGATAACCGTGGCCAGCGCCTGGGTGTCCGGCACGGGTCTGACGATTGCCATGGTGCTGATCATCGCGGTCATCGATTCGACGCGGGTGTTTCGCCTGGCGCGGGCCGTGGGGATGAACATCGTCGTCATGGACTACATCGAGGCGGCCAAACTGCGGGGTGAGGGGCTGTTGTACCTCATCTTCCGCGAGATCCTGCCCAACGCCACCGCGCCGCTGCTGGCGGAGTTCGGGCTGCGGTTCTGTTTTGTCTTCCTGACGATTTCCGCCCTGTCGTTCCTTGGCCTCGGCATCCAGCCGCCGCTGGCCGACTGGGGAACGATGGTGAAGGACCTGTCGGCCTTCATCAACTACGCGGGCTTCGCGCCCCAGATCGCCGCCGCGCCGCTGCTGTCCGCGGGCGCCATCGCCCTGTTGACCGTCGCGGTGAACTTTGTCGTGGACTGGATGCTGCACCGAAGCTCGGGCCTGAAGGAGTAA
- a CDS encoding ABC transporter permease: protein MNPVLKIILQRLALGILTLFIVSIVIFAAVNMLPGDFAQAILGQGATPEAVESIRRDLGLDQSPVVRYFQWLFDALRGDLGNSFAQANFSSFVGSDSGVRTTVAAQIAPRFANTMFLAGVTAAIAVPFAVTLGVLAALYRNSVFDKTANIASLTSVSSPEFFLAYLLILFLAVLNPILPSLSNIYEGMSFGERLEKTLLPALTLTLVVTAQMMRMTRAAIINLLASPYIEMARLKGIKPMRVIVRHALPNALAPIINVIALNLAYLITGVVVVEVVFVYPGIGQLFVDSVKIRDIPVVQACCLIFAGAYILLNLTADIMSILTNPRLRHPK, encoded by the coding sequence GTGAATCCGGTCCTAAAAATCATCCTTCAGCGTCTGGCTCTTGGCATCCTGACCCTGTTCATCGTGTCCATCGTGATATTCGCGGCGGTCAACATGCTGCCGGGTGACTTTGCCCAGGCCATCCTTGGTCAGGGGGCCACGCCGGAAGCGGTTGAGTCGATCCGGAGGGATCTCGGGCTCGATCAGTCGCCGGTGGTGCGGTACTTCCAGTGGTTGTTCGATGCGCTGAGAGGGGACCTTGGCAATTCCTTCGCTCAGGCGAACTTCTCGTCCTTCGTGGGATCGGACAGCGGCGTCAGAACCACGGTCGCCGCGCAGATTGCGCCGCGCTTTGCCAACACCATGTTCCTTGCGGGCGTCACGGCGGCGATCGCGGTTCCCTTCGCGGTGACGCTGGGCGTGCTCGCGGCGCTTTACCGGAACTCCGTCTTCGACAAGACGGCGAACATCGCGTCGCTGACTTCCGTTTCGTCGCCGGAGTTCTTCCTGGCCTACCTGCTGATCCTCTTCCTTGCGGTGCTGAACCCGATCCTGCCGAGCCTGTCGAACATCTACGAAGGCATGAGCTTTGGCGAACGGCTGGAAAAGACGTTGCTGCCGGCGCTGACGCTGACGCTGGTGGTGACGGCTCAGATGATGCGGATGACCCGCGCGGCGATCATCAACCTGCTGGCGTCGCCCTATATCGAGATGGCCCGCCTGAAGGGGATCAAGCCGATGCGGGTGATCGTCCGCCACGCGCTGCCCAACGCGCTGGCGCCGATCATCAATGTCATTGCCCTGAACCTCGCCTACCTGATCACCGGCGTCGTGGTGGTCGAGGTGGTCTTTGTCTATCCGGGCATCGGGCAGCTGTTTGTCGACAGCGTCAAGATCCGTGACATACCTGTGGTGCAGGCCTGCTGCCTGATCTTCGCCGGCGCCTATATCCTGCTGAACCTGACGGCGGACATCATGTCGATCCTGACCAACCCGCGCCTGAGGCATCCCAAATGA
- the pip gene encoding prolyl aminopeptidase gives MDKIPGQKRAAQYLYPPVDPFDQRTLDTGDGHQIYVEQCGNPEGVPVVVLHGGPGGGCSPAMRRYFDPQVYRVVLFDQRGCGRSKPHASVVNNTTWHLVSDIEMIRDTLGIDRWAVFGGSWGATLALVYGISHPDRVSHLVLRGVFMMTKAELEWFYGGGAGQFWPEPWARFTHLIPEDERGDMIGAYAKRLFCGDLPTETRHAQAWCAWENALATVYSNGNGGESPGHYARAFARLENHYFANDGFLEHDGWILANIDRLKGTPGVIVQGRYDMICPPRRAWELAQAWPEADLRMVRNAGHALSEPGISAELVRAMDEISRQEGLHTMNRR, from the coding sequence ATGGACAAAATCCCGGGCCAAAAGCGCGCAGCGCAGTATCTTTACCCTCCGGTTGATCCGTTCGACCAGCGGACGCTCGATACGGGCGACGGACATCAGATCTATGTGGAGCAGTGCGGCAACCCCGAAGGCGTGCCGGTGGTGGTGTTGCACGGCGGGCCGGGGGGCGGATGCAGCCCGGCGATGCGGCGTTACTTCGATCCGCAGGTCTATCGTGTCGTTCTGTTCGACCAGCGCGGTTGCGGGCGGTCGAAGCCGCACGCCAGCGTGGTGAACAACACGACATGGCACCTTGTGTCCGACATCGAGATGATCCGCGACACGCTGGGCATCGACCGCTGGGCGGTGTTCGGCGGCAGCTGGGGCGCGACGCTGGCCCTGGTCTACGGCATCAGCCACCCCGACCGGGTCAGCCATCTTGTGCTGCGCGGCGTCTTCATGATGACCAAGGCGGAGCTGGAGTGGTTCTATGGCGGCGGCGCGGGCCAGTTCTGGCCGGAGCCCTGGGCGCGGTTCACGCACCTGATCCCCGAGGACGAGCGCGGCGACATGATCGGCGCTTACGCCAAGCGGCTGTTCTGTGGAGATCTGCCGACCGAGACCCGCCATGCGCAGGCCTGGTGCGCCTGGGAGAACGCCCTGGCCACGGTCTATTCCAATGGTAACGGAGGCGAGTCCCCCGGCCATTATGCCCGCGCCTTCGCCCGGTTGGAGAACCACTATTTCGCCAATGACGGCTTTCTTGAGCATGACGGCTGGATCCTGGCCAACATCGACCGGCTGAAGGGCACGCCGGGGGTGATCGTGCAGGGGCGTTACGACATGATCTGCCCGCCGCGCCGCGCTTGGGAACTGGCTCAGGCCTGGCCCGAAGCGGATCTGCGGATGGTTCGGAATGCCGGTCATGCCTTGTCGGAACCGGGTATCAGCGCGGAATTGGTCAGGGCGATGGATGAGATTTCCCGACAAGAGGGTTTACATACAATGAACCGCCGTTAA
- the ubiG gene encoding bifunctional 2-polyprenyl-6-hydroxyphenol methylase/3-demethylubiquinol 3-O-methyltransferase UbiG — protein sequence MTTTVDASEIAKFEAMAAEWWDPNGKFKPLHMMNPVRLDYITTQIAGEFDRRLGTEKPFTGLRILDIGCGGGLLCEPMARLGAEVVGVDAAARNIPVAEAHAAQSGLAIDYRHTTAEDLAAAGERFDVVLNMEVVEHVADPLVYLTACRQLLKPGGLHLCSTINRNPKSFAMAIVGAEYVMRWLPKGTHEWSKFITPDELYDLMRRAGLDPVDRKGYVFNPVSWRWSISDRDLSVNYVTAALAPAS from the coding sequence ATGACGACCACCGTCGACGCATCGGAGATCGCAAAATTCGAGGCAATGGCCGCCGAATGGTGGGATCCGAACGGCAAGTTCAAACCTCTGCACATGATGAACCCCGTCCGGCTCGACTACATCACGACCCAGATCGCCGGAGAGTTCGACCGCCGGCTCGGCACCGAAAAGCCCTTCACCGGCCTGCGCATCCTCGACATCGGCTGCGGCGGCGGACTCCTGTGCGAACCGATGGCCCGCCTGGGCGCCGAGGTCGTGGGCGTCGACGCCGCCGCCCGCAACATCCCCGTGGCCGAAGCGCACGCGGCGCAGTCCGGCCTCGCCATCGACTACCGCCACACCACGGCCGAGGATCTCGCCGCAGCGGGAGAGCGCTTCGACGTCGTGCTGAACATGGAGGTCGTCGAACACGTGGCCGACCCCCTCGTCTACCTGACCGCCTGCCGCCAGCTCCTGAAACCCGGTGGCCTGCACCTCTGCTCGACCATCAACCGCAATCCGAAAAGCTTCGCCATGGCCATCGTCGGCGCGGAATACGTCATGCGCTGGCTGCCGAAGGGCACCCACGAATGGTCGAAGTTCATCACGCCCGACGAACTCTACGACCTCATGCGCCGCGCCGGCCTCGACCCTGTCGACCGCAAGGGCTACGTCTTCAATCCGGTGTCCTGGCGCTGGTCGATCTCCGATCGCGACCTCTCGGTCAACTACGTGACCGCGGCCCTCGCCCCCGCCTCCTGA
- a CDS encoding MarR family winged helix-turn-helix transcriptional regulator — MSDGSGLAISLFSELLVADQLLRARLTKVLPNRMEISHFSVLNQLARGGEKSPAQLARSFHVTRGAMTNTLSKLEIAGYVHIRPDWDDARRKMVSISPAGRSARDAALAAITPLIDEVMTDLGDDKVRAAIPVLRELRGKLEG, encoded by the coding sequence ATGAGCGACGGCAGCGGGCTTGCGATTTCGCTGTTCAGCGAGCTGCTTGTCGCGGACCAGTTGTTGCGGGCGCGGCTGACCAAGGTGCTGCCGAACCGGATGGAGATCTCGCACTTTTCGGTGCTGAACCAGCTTGCGCGCGGCGGCGAGAAAAGCCCGGCGCAACTGGCCCGGTCGTTCCATGTGACGCGCGGCGCGATGACCAACACCCTGTCGAAGCTGGAAATCGCCGGGTATGTGCACATCCGTCCCGACTGGGACGACGCGCGGCGCAAGATGGTGTCGATCTCGCCCGCCGGACGGTCGGCCCGCGATGCGGCGCTGGCGGCGATCACGCCGCTGATCGACGAGGTGATGACCGACCTGGGCGACGACAAGGTGCGCGCCGCGATCCCCGTGTTGCGGGAACTGCGCGGCAAGCTCGAGGGCTAG
- a CDS encoding carbon-nitrogen hydrolase family protein, with amino-acid sequence MRVALLQMTSSDDPEQNLATMRAMLKEAKADGAEIALTPEVCNCVSMDRAHQKEVLRHETGDRVLSGLCAQAAASGLWVLAGSLALKAEPPEERFVNRSILIDPSGGIVARYDKMHMFDVQVSETETYAESSGYAPGACAVVAQTDVGAIGMTVCYDVRFAYLYRALAQAGAEILTVPAAFSPGTGPAHWKPLLQARAIETGCFVLAPAQCGTHAARSGRARKTWGHSLVVSPWGEVILDAGTTPGVYVVDIDLSEVAEARRKVPALTHDRVFSGPET; translated from the coding sequence ATGCGGGTTGCCCTGCTGCAGATGACCTCCTCCGACGATCCGGAGCAGAACCTCGCGACCATGCGCGCGATGCTGAAGGAGGCGAAGGCGGACGGCGCAGAGATCGCGCTGACCCCGGAGGTCTGCAATTGCGTGTCGATGGACCGGGCGCACCAGAAAGAGGTCCTGCGGCACGAGACCGGGGACCGGGTGCTGTCCGGGCTGTGCGCGCAGGCCGCGGCCAGCGGCCTGTGGGTGCTGGCCGGGTCGCTGGCGCTGAAGGCCGAGCCGCCGGAAGAGCGCTTCGTCAACCGGTCGATCCTGATCGACCCCTCGGGCGGCATCGTGGCGCGTTACGACAAGATGCACATGTTCGACGTGCAGGTGTCGGAGACGGAAACCTACGCCGAATCGTCGGGCTATGCGCCGGGCGCGTGCGCGGTGGTTGCGCAGACCGATGTCGGCGCCATCGGCATGACGGTGTGCTACGACGTCCGGTTTGCCTACCTGTACCGGGCGCTGGCACAGGCGGGCGCGGAGATCCTGACCGTCCCGGCGGCCTTTTCGCCGGGCACCGGGCCGGCGCACTGGAAACCGCTGTTGCAGGCCCGCGCGATCGAGACCGGCTGTTTCGTGCTTGCCCCGGCGCAGTGCGGCACGCATGCGGCGCGCAGCGGGCGGGCGCGGAAGACCTGGGGGCATTCGCTGGTGGTGTCGCCGTGGGGTGAGGTGATCCTCGACGCCGGTACGACGCCCGGCGTGTACGTGGTCGACATCGACCTGTCGGAGGTCGCGGAGGCGCGGCGCAAGGTCCCGGCGCTGACCCACGACAGGGTATTCTCGGGCCCGGAGACATGA
- the grxC gene encoding glutaredoxin 3, translating into MQNVEIYSSPLCGYCHAAKRLLTSKGVAFHEINVLEEPARRSEMMDRAHGRHTVPQIFVGDTHVGGYDDLAALEREGKLDPLLAG; encoded by the coding sequence ATGCAAAACGTCGAGATCTACTCCTCCCCGCTGTGCGGCTACTGCCACGCGGCCAAGCGGCTTCTGACATCGAAGGGAGTCGCGTTCCACGAGATAAACGTGCTGGAAGAACCCGCGCGGCGGTCCGAGATGATGGACCGTGCCCACGGCCGCCATACCGTGCCGCAGATCTTTGTCGGTGACACCCATGTCGGCGGCTACGACGACCTCGCGGCGCTGGAGCGGGAGGGCAAGCTCGACCCGTTGCTGGCAGGCTGA
- a CDS encoding double zinc ribbon domain-containing protein, translating to MRADNFWAARMQTLVQLVYPPRCLSCGGLVETDFGLCGACWRETRFITGLACDVCGAPLPGESGTVEHCDDCLTLARPWVGGRAALVYADVGRRLVLALKHGDRQDIAAPAAEWMARVSRDMVTPGTLAVPVPLHLNRHLARRYNQSALLARSLARTLGIDWCPDALERRQATPLLDGKTRAQRFEVLSGRIAARAGRAGLMAGRRVLLVDDVMTTGATLAACAEACLSAGAQQVCVSVLARVVKDP from the coding sequence ATGAGAGCAGATAATTTCTGGGCCGCGCGGATGCAAACCCTCGTACAGCTTGTTTACCCGCCGCGATGCCTGTCGTGCGGCGGTCTGGTGGAGACCGACTTTGGCCTGTGCGGCGCCTGCTGGCGCGAAACGCGGTTCATCACCGGGCTGGCCTGCGACGTGTGCGGTGCGCCGCTGCCGGGGGAATCCGGGACAGTGGAGCATTGCGACGACTGCCTGACGCTGGCGCGGCCTTGGGTCGGCGGGCGCGCGGCGCTGGTCTATGCGGACGTGGGGCGGCGGCTTGTGCTGGCGCTGAAGCACGGCGACCGGCAGGACATCGCGGCGCCCGCGGCGGAGTGGATGGCGCGGGTCAGCCGCGACATGGTGACGCCCGGGACGCTGGCGGTGCCCGTGCCGCTGCACCTTAATCGCCATCTGGCGCGGCGGTACAACCAGTCGGCGCTGCTGGCCCGGTCGCTTGCGCGCACGTTGGGGATCGACTGGTGCCCCGACGCGCTGGAGCGGCGGCAGGCCACGCCGCTGCTGGACGGAAAGACACGCGCGCAGCGGTTCGAGGTATTGTCGGGACGAATCGCGGCACGCGCCGGGCGGGCGGGGCTGATGGCGGGCCGCAGGGTGCTGTTAGTGGACGACGTGATGACCACGGGGGCGACGCTTGCTGCCTGTGCCGAGGCCTGCTTGTCCGCTGGCGCACAGCAGGTCTGCGTCTCCGTTCTGGCGCGTGTCGTCAAAGACCCTTAA